A stretch of DNA from Aliarcobacter thereius LMG 24486:
TATCCGACAAATGGATTTTCACAAATTGGTCAATGGAATGAAGAAACAATTGATTATAACGCTAAATTTGAACAAAAATGGCTAAATGCAGATGAATCAACTTTAAATGCAATGGGACAATCACTATTCTTAGTACAGTGTGCTCCTTGTCATGGTGTTGATGCAGAAGGTATTGATGGAAAAGCTCAGAACTTAACAAAAAGAATGAGTAAAGAACAAGTTGAATATACAATTAGAAATGGTTCTAATCATTTAGTTAGTGCTTATCCAGGTGGAATGCCTCCAATGATGTTACAAGATGATAAAGAAATTTCTGAAGTATCAACTTATGTAGCAAATGGGCTTAAAGGTAATCAACCAGATGCTTATGCAACTTGTGCTGCTTGTCACGGAGATAATGGGGAAGGTATGCCTTTTGTTGGACCAAACATTAAAACTTATGATAATGATGTAGTTCTTGCAGTATTAAAAGATGGTAAAAAAGGGCTTATAGGACATATGCCAAGCTTTAATGAGAGATTAAACGAGACTCAAGAAAAAGCTTTAGCTTCATTTATTAGAAGTATAGGAGAAGAATAATGTCAAATAATACACAAATGAATGAAAATGAAAGAGGAATCTTTAAATTACATGGAATTACTGGTATGTTAATAGCAGTTGTACTACTTTTAACTATTCTTGTAG
This window harbors:
- a CDS encoding c-type cytochrome, whose protein sequence is MKSMVIGGIILIIALMAGTYFVAGDAFDTGDYINTLTFLGAAAIITISTFVVLKYVNQMKSDKASGELADENWDGIGEYKNPIPVGWGIAYIGVIIWMFWYLLFGYPTNGFSQIGQWNEETIDYNAKFEQKWLNADESTLNAMGQSLFLVQCAPCHGVDAEGIDGKAQNLTKRMSKEQVEYTIRNGSNHLVSAYPGGMPPMMLQDDKEISEVSTYVANGLKGNQPDAYATCAACHGDNGEGMPFVGPNIKTYDNDVVLAVLKDGKKGLIGHMPSFNERLNETQEKALASFIRSIGEE